A region from the Hydrogenimonas sp. genome encodes:
- a CDS encoding Gll0911 protein: MGEVWSVNIGRNGVGKRKEGDGKTPSGLYSLNEVYGYETVDTPMPFYLSKEETLCIDDAASRYYNRIVNSSQILKDYRSFEYMRRKDGLYEIVVTVGYNQQNERGRGSCIFLHIADGERATAGCVAMKREQIEELVEWLDPKKRPVIVIE, translated from the coding sequence ATGGGAGAAGTCTGGAGCGTAAACATAGGGCGCAACGGAGTCGGAAAGAGGAAAGAGGGGGACGGGAAGACCCCTTCCGGTCTCTACTCCCTCAATGAAGTATACGGCTACGAAACGGTAGATACCCCTATGCCTTTTTATCTCTCCAAAGAGGAGACACTTTGTATCGACGATGCCGCATCACGCTACTACAACCGCATAGTCAACTCTTCACAGATATTGAAAGATTACAGAAGTTTCGAGTATATGAGGCGCAAAGACGGCCTATATGAGATTGTAGTGACAGTCGGCTACAACCAGCAAAACGAGCGGGGCAGGGGATCATGTATATTCCTGCATATAGCCGACGGAGAAAGAGCGACGGCCGGATGCGTAGCGATGAAAAGAGAGCAGATCGAAGAGCTTGTAGAGTGGCTAGATCCGAAAAAGAGACCTGTTATAGTGATAGAGTAG
- a CDS encoding tRNA pseudouridine synthase A: MRVKAVIAYDGSAFFGFQSQKTTSKTVSGALHKAMERLGIDSHPVGSGRTDRGVHATGQVIHFDIPAHWQNDLPRLRVVLNRLLEPHIQFKHIALTDDSFHARFDARRRIYRYVVKKMPVTPFEAPYCRYLPRLEEKSLLKALRLFEGEHDFIHFHKRGSDPLSTVRTIYRTGLYRFGGYTILFFEANGFLRAQVRMMVESSVMVMAGELSPDEVKRQLDGERLFTIPPAPPQGLYLSRVIYRAGS; encoded by the coding sequence ATGCGAGTAAAAGCTGTTATAGCCTATGACGGCTCCGCATTTTTCGGCTTCCAGTCGCAAAAAACGACCTCGAAAACCGTATCGGGAGCTCTCCACAAAGCTATGGAGAGGCTGGGTATAGACTCACACCCTGTCGGAAGCGGCCGTACCGACAGGGGTGTACACGCCACCGGGCAGGTGATACACTTCGATATTCCGGCACACTGGCAAAACGACTTGCCGAGACTCAGAGTTGTACTGAACCGCCTTCTCGAACCGCATATCCAATTCAAACATATAGCTCTCACCGACGACTCGTTTCACGCCCGATTCGACGCCCGGCGGCGTATCTACCGCTATGTAGTCAAGAAGATGCCGGTTACACCTTTTGAGGCGCCGTACTGCCGCTATCTTCCCAGGCTGGAGGAGAAGAGTCTCCTAAAGGCTCTGCGCCTCTTTGAAGGTGAACACGACTTCATACACTTTCATAAAAGGGGAAGCGATCCCTTGAGTACCGTTAGAACGATTTACAGAACCGGGCTCTACAGATTCGGCGGCTACACGATCCTCTTTTTCGAGGCCAACGGCTTTTTGAGGGCGCAGGTGAGAATGATGGTGGAGAGCTCCGTTATGGTCATGGCCGGAGAGCTGAGCCCGGATGAGGTGAAAAGGCAGCTCGACGGAGAGAGACTCTTTACAATACCCCCCGCACCGCCGCAGGGACTCTACCTTAGCAGGGTAATCTACCGGGCCGGAAGTTGA
- a CDS encoding predicted permease YjgP/YjgQ family: MHKTSEYLFRSFSGIFFSIFLPIIVIGSLILFVRIAKLTEVTQMSAGEMLLMYGYSLPTILFYTLPVTFFAALVLTLNKLSNDFESVVLFSFGISPARLINFFYPFVLLLIALLMLLSLGLIPITKQLTKSFIAYKSMHAVLNIEASRFGQKFGDWLVFLESKDKESNTLHNIVLYNAKPKEEQILIAKMGRFINENGVLGLMLSNGEAYNIKNDTVNQINYKVMKIYDTTAYKPFTYQNLKDYWASALSDKKRLKDLLIFVAISLFPLATLYYAFAYGILHPRYQKNYGYAAILLATALYYAGVSAIAKSGTAPTVTFILLFTALGLYLFYGRVQRRF; this comes from the coding sequence ATGCATAAGACTTCGGAGTATCTTTTCAGGAGCTTCAGCGGAATATTCTTCTCCATATTTCTTCCGATCATCGTGATAGGATCGCTGATTCTTTTCGTCAGAATAGCAAAACTGACGGAAGTTACACAGATGAGCGCGGGTGAGATGCTGCTGATGTACGGCTACTCTCTGCCTACCATACTCTTCTACACTCTGCCCGTCACATTTTTTGCGGCACTCGTCCTTACGCTGAACAAACTCTCGAACGACTTCGAGAGTGTCGTGCTCTTCTCCTTCGGGATCTCCCCGGCACGCCTGATAAACTTCTTCTACCCTTTCGTACTGCTGCTCATAGCGCTTCTTATGCTCCTCTCCCTGGGGCTCATACCCATTACCAAGCAGTTGACTAAATCGTTCATAGCCTACAAGAGTATGCATGCGGTTTTGAATATAGAAGCGAGCCGGTTCGGTCAGAAGTTCGGCGACTGGCTGGTATTTCTGGAATCGAAGGACAAAGAGAGCAACACCCTCCACAACATAGTCCTTTACAATGCGAAGCCGAAGGAGGAGCAGATTCTCATCGCCAAAATGGGGCGATTCATCAACGAAAACGGAGTTCTCGGTCTCATGCTGAGCAACGGAGAGGCCTACAACATAAAAAACGACACCGTTAACCAGATAAACTACAAGGTGATGAAAATATACGATACGACCGCATACAAGCCTTTTACCTACCAGAACCTCAAAGACTACTGGGCTTCGGCACTGAGCGACAAAAAACGGCTGAAAGACCTTTTGATCTTCGTAGCCATAAGCCTCTTTCCGCTGGCGACACTCTACTACGCTTTCGCCTACGGAATCCTTCACCCAAGATATCAGAAAAATTACGGATATGCCGCTATACTTCTGGCGACGGCGCTCTACTATGCGGGTGTATCGGCTATAGCCAAATCGGGCACGGCACCTACAGTCACATTCATTCTGCTCTTTACGGCACTAGGCCTCTATCTCTTTTACGGCAGGGTACAGAGAAGGTTTTAG
- a CDS encoding leader peptidase (prepilin peptidase) / N-methyltransferase encodes MSILFALFIGLAIGSFLNVLIVRIPKGENIAFPASHCPKCGNALKWWHNIPLVSWVVLQGKCAYCKSPISRIYPIVELLTGLIFATLAMKLGLNAEWFITGLVFALLLALSVIDFEYYAVPDSLNFTALGLALLMPLFIFGWDWATGGLKEFSFYQEDLINRFKVAAIMAFAFFALGYIVKKAIKKDALGEADIIIAATMGAMLGFPLVLMAIYVAAVAALIPALAARGHMVPFVPFLALGTWIVYIFSDTFMKWWGVLYA; translated from the coding sequence ATGTCGATACTCTTCGCTCTTTTTATCGGGCTTGCGATAGGCTCTTTTCTGAACGTTCTGATAGTCAGAATCCCCAAAGGCGAAAATATAGCTTTCCCCGCCTCCCACTGTCCGAAATGCGGCAATGCACTTAAATGGTGGCATAACATTCCTCTCGTCTCATGGGTAGTTCTGCAGGGGAAGTGCGCCTACTGTAAAAGCCCCATCAGCAGGATATACCCGATAGTCGAGCTTCTGACCGGACTCATCTTCGCGACGCTAGCTATGAAACTGGGACTAAACGCAGAATGGTTCATAACCGGCCTGGTATTCGCCCTGCTTCTCGCTCTTTCGGTGATAGACTTCGAATATTACGCCGTACCAGACTCTCTCAACTTCACTGCACTTGGACTGGCTCTTCTGATGCCTCTTTTCATTTTCGGATGGGACTGGGCAACGGGGGGGCTGAAAGAGTTCTCCTTCTACCAGGAGGATCTCATCAACCGTTTCAAAGTGGCTGCCATAATGGCCTTTGCATTCTTCGCCCTAGGCTACATCGTGAAAAAGGCGATAAAAAAGGATGCACTTGGAGAGGCCGACATAATAATAGCCGCCACGATGGGGGCGATGCTAGGATTTCCGCTGGTTTTGATGGCGATCTACGTAGCGGCTGTCGCGGCCCTGATACCCGCACTTGCGGCACGGGGGCATATGGTCCCGTTCGTTCCTTTTCTGGCACTGGGAACCTGGATAGTCTACATATTTTCGGATACCTTCATGAAGTGGTGGGGAGTGCTCTATGCATAA
- a CDS encoding undecaprenyl diphosphate synthase, translating to MSNLARHIAIIMDGNGRWAQERGLKRVKGHEKGAETVRAITTFASNHPEIEVLTLYAFSTENWKRPKMEIDFLMRLLNRYLKNETETYIKYQIRFETIGDLSRFSPALQKQIALMKEKTKNFKRLTQVLALNYGSQDEISRAASRLCREGSEISVETLSKEIESAKFGPVDILLRTGGDQRLSNFLLWQSAYAELFFTHTLWPDFTPEELESIIGEFKRRTRRFGGI from the coding sequence ATGAGCAATCTGGCCAGACATATAGCCATCATCATGGACGGTAACGGCAGATGGGCGCAGGAGCGCGGCCTCAAAAGGGTGAAAGGGCATGAGAAGGGAGCCGAAACCGTACGTGCGATTACCACTTTCGCCTCCAACCACCCCGAGATAGAGGTTCTTACGCTCTACGCATTCAGCACCGAAAACTGGAAACGCCCCAAAATGGAGATAGACTTTTTGATGCGTCTTCTCAACCGCTACCTCAAAAACGAAACCGAAACATACATCAAATACCAGATACGTTTCGAGACCATCGGAGACCTTTCACGCTTCTCCCCCGCCCTTCAGAAACAGATAGCCCTAATGAAGGAGAAGACGAAAAACTTCAAACGGCTCACACAGGTACTGGCCCTGAACTACGGCTCGCAGGACGAGATCTCCAGGGCCGCCTCAAGACTCTGCAGAGAGGGCTCAGAAATAAGTGTCGAGACTCTCTCCAAAGAGATCGAGAGTGCGAAATTCGGTCCGGTGGACATTCTGCTGAGAACCGGCGGAGACCAGCGTCTCTCCAACTTTCTCCTCTGGCAGTCGGCATATGCGGAGCTCTTCTTTACCCATACACTCTGGCCCGACTTCACTCCCGAGGAGCTAGAGAGTATCATCGGCGAATTCAAACGGCGTACAAGACGCTTCGGAGGCATATGA
- a CDS encoding phosphopantothenoylcysteine decarboxylase / phosphopantothenoylcysteine synthetase: protein MMLEQVRLDGKKILVGVSGSIAAYRSCELVRLYLKAGAEVRVVMSESAKRFVTPLTFEALSGNRVLHEETEEWSGDLNHIGIGEWADLFVIAPATANTINKLSNGIADNLLLQSALAFGKSALLCPAANTRMLEHPVTEGSLKLLKLHRIEVVEPQTKLLACNTVGRGAMAEPEMIFAVSLKHLYEDEYWKNRRVVVTGGGTIEKIDEVRYISNFSSGKMAEAMVTALYAKGADVCYITAKEPKSIPPVHVIKVESAEEMLRYTEDALKVAKKGVLTKPSFHSETGHPELVQKSPWLFMTAAVSDFRPAHPQRGKLKKATLGKEWSLQLVENPDILKSIDRSGVKSVAFKAEMDRERALENAKKALKEKGVDFVALNILEGSESFGSETNAVTLVTAEKEIEIPQANKYEVAFSMLEALKSL, encoded by the coding sequence GTGATGCTCGAACAGGTAAGACTCGACGGAAAAAAGATTCTGGTTGGAGTCAGCGGCAGCATAGCGGCCTACCGCTCGTGCGAACTGGTCAGGCTCTATCTCAAGGCGGGAGCCGAGGTCAGGGTGGTTATGAGTGAATCGGCGAAACGCTTCGTAACCCCCCTCACCTTCGAAGCGCTGAGCGGCAACCGCGTACTCCACGAAGAGACGGAGGAGTGGAGCGGCGACCTCAACCATATTGGCATAGGCGAATGGGCCGATCTCTTCGTTATCGCCCCGGCAACCGCGAACACGATAAACAAGCTCTCCAACGGCATAGCCGACAACCTGCTTCTGCAGAGCGCCCTGGCATTCGGAAAGAGCGCCCTCCTCTGCCCGGCCGCAAACACCAGGATGCTGGAGCACCCTGTAACCGAAGGGAGTCTGAAGCTTCTGAAGCTGCACCGCATAGAGGTGGTGGAGCCGCAGACGAAACTTCTTGCGTGCAACACGGTGGGCAGAGGGGCGATGGCCGAACCGGAGATGATATTCGCGGTATCTTTGAAGCACCTTTACGAAGACGAATACTGGAAAAACAGGCGCGTCGTGGTAACGGGCGGCGGTACGATCGAAAAGATAGACGAGGTACGCTACATATCGAACTTCTCGAGCGGCAAGATGGCCGAAGCGATGGTTACCGCACTCTATGCGAAAGGGGCCGACGTCTGCTACATCACCGCCAAAGAGCCGAAATCGATTCCGCCGGTACACGTAATAAAGGTCGAGAGCGCCGAAGAGATGCTCAGGTATACGGAAGACGCGTTGAAAGTGGCGAAAAAAGGGGTGCTGACCAAACCCTCTTTCCACTCCGAGACAGGACATCCCGAGCTTGTGCAGAAGAGTCCCTGGCTCTTCATGACTGCGGCGGTCAGCGACTTCAGGCCGGCACATCCGCAAAGAGGCAAACTCAAAAAAGCGACCCTCGGTAAAGAGTGGTCTTTGCAGCTTGTGGAGAATCCCGATATTCTGAAATCTATCGACAGGTCGGGAGTGAAGAGTGTCGCCTTCAAAGCCGAAATGGATAGGGAGAGAGCGCTCGAAAACGCAAAAAAAGCGCTTAAAGAGAAGGGTGTTGATTTCGTTGCTCTCAATATTCTCGAAGGCAGTGAGAGCTTCGGGAGCGAAACCAATGCCGTCACCCTGGTAACCGCCGAAAAGGAGATAGAGATTCCGCAGGCGAACAAATATGAGGTGGCATTCTCGATGCTGGAGGCTCTAAAGTCTCTATGA
- a CDS encoding N-acetylglucosamine-1-phosphate uridyltransferase / glucosamine-1-phosphate N-acetyltransferase, which yields MSTSVIILAAGQGTRMKSTLPKVLHPISGLPMIHYAIKTAKSVSDDVTMVLFHQAERIEKEIAAHFDNIKFKLQDHENYPGTGGAVMDIATMHDKVLVLNGDMPLVTPESLEPLLAEEADIVMSVFDLPDPSGYGRVVVENGEVEAIVEEKDCTPRQREIKTVNAGVYIFRREVLDRYLPLLSNDNAQGEYYITDIVKMAREDGMHIVPVWVEEEAFKGVNSRYDLAHAEEMMQQKIREKWMRAGVTMHLPSTIYIDSRAIFHGDCILDNGVTIHGESIISDSHIKSHTVVEEAEIKKSTCGPMARIRPGSVLEDTHIGNFVEVKKSHLKGVKAGHLSYLGDAEIDEGTNVGAGTITCNYDGINKYKTKIGKNVFIGSDSQLVAPVTIEDNVMIAAGTTVTDNVKEGALAISRTPQKIVERFFHRFFKTGKK from the coding sequence ATGAGTACCTCAGTCATAATCCTTGCGGCCGGACAGGGCACACGTATGAAATCGACCCTGCCGAAAGTTCTGCACCCCATAAGCGGCCTGCCCATGATACACTACGCGATCAAAACCGCCAAGAGCGTAAGCGACGACGTTACCATGGTGCTTTTCCACCAGGCCGAACGTATCGAAAAAGAGATTGCCGCACATTTTGACAACATAAAATTCAAACTCCAGGACCACGAAAACTACCCGGGTACCGGCGGAGCCGTCATGGATATAGCGACGATGCACGACAAGGTACTGGTGCTCAACGGCGATATGCCTCTCGTGACGCCCGAGTCACTTGAACCGCTCCTTGCCGAAGAGGCGGACATAGTTATGAGCGTATTCGATCTTCCTGACCCTTCAGGCTACGGGAGGGTCGTTGTAGAGAACGGGGAGGTGGAGGCCATCGTCGAAGAGAAAGACTGCACGCCGCGGCAGAGAGAGATAAAGACGGTCAACGCCGGAGTCTACATTTTCAGACGTGAAGTTCTGGACCGCTACCTTCCTCTCCTCTCCAACGACAATGCACAGGGTGAGTACTATATAACCGATATAGTCAAGATGGCCCGGGAGGATGGTATGCACATAGTTCCCGTATGGGTCGAAGAGGAGGCGTTCAAGGGTGTAAACAGCCGTTACGACCTGGCACACGCCGAAGAGATGATGCAGCAAAAAATACGGGAGAAGTGGATGAGGGCCGGTGTCACCATGCATCTGCCTTCGACAATCTATATCGATTCAAGGGCTATCTTCCACGGCGACTGCATCCTCGACAACGGCGTTACGATCCACGGGGAGAGCATCATTTCCGACTCGCACATAAAGTCGCACACAGTGGTCGAAGAGGCGGAGATAAAAAAATCTACATGCGGCCCGATGGCCAGGATCCGCCCGGGAAGCGTTCTGGAAGATACCCATATCGGAAATTTCGTTGAAGTGAAAAAGTCGCATCTCAAAGGTGTAAAAGCAGGGCACTTGAGCTACCTCGGAGATGCCGAGATAGATGAGGGAACCAATGTCGGGGCGGGCACAATCACCTGCAACTACGACGGCATAAACAAATACAAGACGAAAATAGGCAAAAACGTCTTCATAGGCTCCGATTCGCAACTGGTCGCCCCGGTTACGATAGAGGACAACGTTATGATAGCGGCCGGAACCACGGTGACGGACAATGTGAAAGAGGGTGCACTGGCGATCTCCAGAACACCCCAGAAGATAGTGGAAAGATTTTTCCACCGCTTCTTCAAGACGGGGAAAAAGTGA
- a CDS encoding flagellar motor rotation protein MotA, giving the protein MDLGSVIGLVLILGLLFGAMAMGVGIGAYIDIPSVLIVIGGSIGALLVAFKMEQMKNFVKIFMIAIKPPQENVPELIKKLVEYSTQARRDGILSLEAAANNEENEFLKKGLSMAVDGNEPDTIRELLEIEMEQTSERHKANAAIFDQWAGLAGAMGMIGTLIGLVAMLLNMSDPSAIGPSMAVALLTTMYGAMIGNIFGTPIANILNIRDADENLVRTIILEGIMSIQAGDNPRTLEAKLLSFLPPNERVSQFE; this is encoded by the coding sequence ATGGACTTGGGTAGTGTCATCGGTTTGGTATTGATTCTTGGCCTTCTGTTCGGAGCTATGGCCATGGGAGTGGGGATAGGGGCGTATATTGACATCCCCTCCGTTCTTATCGTCATCGGCGGTTCGATCGGCGCGCTCCTTGTCGCATTCAAGATGGAGCAGATGAAGAACTTCGTCAAGATCTTCATGATCGCCATCAAGCCTCCGCAGGAGAACGTTCCCGAACTGATAAAAAAGCTTGTCGAATATTCGACTCAGGCCAGAAGAGACGGGATTTTGTCACTTGAAGCGGCGGCCAACAACGAAGAGAACGAGTTCCTTAAGAAGGGCCTCTCGATGGCGGTGGACGGCAACGAGCCGGATACGATAAGGGAGCTTCTTGAGATCGAGATGGAGCAGACCAGCGAACGCCACAAGGCAAATGCCGCCATATTCGACCAGTGGGCCGGGCTGGCCGGTGCGATGGGTATGATCGGTACTCTTATCGGTCTGGTCGCGATGCTTCTGAACATGTCGGACCCAAGTGCGATCGGACCTTCGATGGCGGTCGCGTTGCTTACGACGATGTACGGGGCTATGATAGGAAACATCTTCGGTACGCCGATCGCCAACATTCTCAATATACGCGATGCCGACGAAAACCTTGTACGTACGATCATACTCGAAGGTATTATGTCGATCCAGGCGGGCGACAACCCGCGTACACTCGAAGCTAAACTGCTGTCGTTCCTTCCGCCCAATGAACGCGTGAGCCAGTTTGAGTAG